One part of the Salvelinus fontinalis isolate EN_2023a chromosome 4, ASM2944872v1, whole genome shotgun sequence genome encodes these proteins:
- the LOC129853809 gene encoding ELMO domain-containing protein 3-like, producing the protein MEEDSGVTSHTEGLNGVSHECKETEELTNGHSNHKPVINGLTPGHSVKEHANGSSLLKSLPISALKQNGLLQSLATGGDQPKTEEESAEVEQAREEWEALESIQPVVSEESSPTPLISFNEALQHFQTTDLGEVLKNIQPTIRRTGVAAITHFLFGPPRIHRELLEERDLVFAIAQCSLDNSQAVHMRVLQTIYKRLTGSKQDCPRFGTHWENVGFQGTDPATDLRGTGFLGLMHTLYLVMDPETLPLARDIYKLSQHPTQNFPFCVMSINMTRIALHALREEALSKECNRRQQVVGVLNEFYVATFLHLYQLWKSQQKTISDSGFVLKEVELFAKKNPKQMLRRLDVFLRERKSGGAPRASPDPTAQQPSPCLGERGARSEGTRGKEMHFTGVCELTPDMEGEARLI; encoded by the exons ATGGAAGAGGACAGCGGTGTCACATCACACACGGAG GGTCTGAATGGTGTGTCCCATGAATGTAAAGAGACAGAGGAGCTAACCAATGGCCACTCTAACCACAAACCT GTGATTAATGGACTGACTCCAGGTCATAGTGTCAAAGAGCACGCCAATGGCAGTTCACTGCTCAAGTCTCTGCCA ATTTCAGCTCTGAAGCAGAATGGCCTTCTGCAGTCCCTGGCTACAGGGGGAGATCAACCCAAGACTGAAG aggaGAGTGCGGAGGTGGAGCAGGCtcgagaggagtgggaggctctAGAGAGTATCCAACCAG tggTCAGTGAGGAGTCCAGTCCtactcctctcatctcctttaaTGAGGCGTTGCAGCACTTCCAGACCACAGACCTTGGCGAGGTGCTG AAGAACATCCAGCCCACCATCCGTAGAACGGGTGTGGCCGCTATCACACACTTCCTGTTCGGCCCGCCGCGAATTCACCGAGAACTACTGGAGGAGAGGGACCTGGTCTTCGCCATCGCacagt GTTCTTTGGATAACAGTCAGGCTGTACACATGCGTGTTCTACAGACCATCTATAAGAGGCTGACAGGCAGCAAGCAGGACTGTCCTCGGTTCGGCACCCACTGGGAGAATGTGGGCTTTCAAG gtACGGACCCAGCCACAGACCTGCGTGGTACAGGTTTCCTGGGGCTGATGCACACCCTGTACCTGGTGATGGACCCTGAGACTCTGCCTCTAGCCAGAGACATCTACAAGCTGTCCCAACACCCTACacag AACTTTCCGTTCTGTGTGATGTCCATCAACATGACCCGTATCGCCCTGCATGCACTCAGAGAAGAGGCCCTCTCCAA GGAGTGTAACCGTCGACAGCAGGTAGTGGGTGTGTTGAATGAGTTCTATGTTGCCACGTTCCTGCACCTCTACCAGCTTTGGAAGAGCCAGCAGAAGACTATCTCTGACTCTGGCTTTGTCCTCAAAG AAGTGGAGCTGTTTGCCAAAAAGAACCCCAAGCAGATGCTGCGTCGGCTTGACGTCTTCCTGAGGGAGAGAAAGTCGGGCGGCGCCCCCCGGGCCTCCCCAGACCCCACGGCCCAGCAACCCTCACCCtgcctgggggagagaggggccaGGTCTGAGGGAACCAGGGGCAAGGAGATGCACTTCACTGGAGTGTGTGAGCTGACcccagacatggagggagaggccaGGCTCATCTGA
- the star gene encoding steroidogenic acute regulatory protein, mitochondrial: MLPATFKLCAGISYRHTRNMTGLRKNAMVAIHHELNMLAGPNPSSWISHVRRRSSLLSSRIEEEQGYNEAEVSYVKQGEEALQKSISILGDQDGWTTEIIAANGDKVLSKVLPDVGKVFKLEVLLDQRSDNLYGELVGNMEQMGDWNPNVKEVKILQKIGQETMVTHEVSGPTPGNVVGPRDFVSVRCAKRRGSTCFLAGMSTQHPTMPEQRGVVRAENGPTCIVMRPSADDPNKTKFTWLLSIDLKGWIPKTIINKVLSQTQVDFANHLRQRMADNSVSKEMAPAC, from the exons ATGTTGCCTGCAACTTTCAAACTGTGCGCTGGCATCTCCTACAGACATACGAGGAACATGACAG GTTTGAGGAAGAATGCGATGGTGGCCATTCACCATGAGTTGAACATGCTAGCAGGCCCCAACCCTAGCAGCTGGATCAGCCATGTCCGCCGCAGGAGCTCACTGCTCA GCTCGCGGATCGAGGAGGAGCAGGGCTACAATGAGGCGGAGGTGTCATATGTGAAGCAGGGAGAGGAGGCGCTGCAGAAGTCTATCAGCATCCTCGGCGATCAGGATGGATGGACCACTGAGATCATTGCT GCGAATGGAGACAAGGTGCTGAGTAAGGTGTTACCTGACGTGGGGAAGGTGTTTAAGCTGGAGGTGCTGTTGGACCAGCGCTCTGATAACCTCTATGGGGAGCTGGTGGGCAACATGGAGCAGATGGGAGACTGGAACCCTAACGTCAAAGAGGTCAAG ATCCTCCAGAAGATAGGTCAGGAGACCATGGTGACCCACGAGGTGTCGGGACCCACGCCTGGTAACGTGGTGGGGCCGCGGGACTTCGTTAGTGTTCGCTGTGCCAAGCGCCGGGGGTCCACGTGCTTCCTTGCCGGCATGTCCACTCAGCACCCCACCATGCCTGAACAGAGGGGAGTTGTTAG GGCAGAGAACGGACCAACATGTATAGTGATGCGGCCCAGTGCCGATGACCCCAACAAGACCAAGTTCACCTGGTTGTTAAGCATAGATTTAAAG GGTTGGATCCCAAAGACCATCATAAACAAAGTACTCTCTCAGACGCAGGTGGACTTTGCCAACCACCTAAGGCAAAGGATGGCCGATAACAGTGTTTCCAAGGAGATGGCACCAGCATGCTGA